One region of Candidatus Angelobacter sp. genomic DNA includes:
- the arsS gene encoding arsenosugar biosynthesis radical SAM (seleno)protein ArsS (Some members of this family are selenoproteins.): protein MNRFEQKLVEHGLTLQRTRLRTLQLNVGRKCNQACRHCHVDAAPWRTEMIDEATSLRVGGWIREHRPEIVDLTGGAPELSGFFRYFVETARSAGSEVIDRSNLTIIEERDYGWLPEYLASHGVQVVASLPCYSARNVNQQRGNGVFERSISALRKLNAVGYGTALPLHLVYNPLGPNLPGPQAELEADYKEVLNRDFGIAFNKLFTITNQPIARFAEDLRQQGKWDEYLELLVNSFNPATVDGLMCRATLSVGYRGELYDCDFNQMLDMRMQNGRPLYLWDVTPEYLENRGIQTGVHCFACTAGCGSSCTGALAN from the coding sequence ATGAATCGTTTCGAACAAAAACTCGTGGAGCACGGTTTGACGCTGCAGCGAACGCGCCTGCGTACGTTGCAACTCAATGTCGGCCGCAAATGCAATCAGGCCTGCCGCCATTGCCACGTGGATGCCGCCCCCTGGCGGACAGAAATGATTGACGAAGCAACCTCGCTTCGCGTTGGTGGATGGATTCGCGAGCATCGCCCGGAAATCGTGGACCTCACGGGTGGCGCGCCGGAGTTGAGCGGATTCTTCCGTTATTTTGTCGAGACCGCGCGTTCCGCCGGCAGCGAAGTGATTGACCGGAGCAATCTGACGATCATTGAAGAAAGGGATTACGGCTGGCTACCCGAATATCTGGCCAGCCACGGAGTGCAGGTCGTCGCCTCGCTCCCCTGCTACTCCGCCCGGAACGTAAACCAACAGCGCGGCAACGGAGTTTTTGAAAGGAGCATTTCCGCCCTGCGCAAATTGAACGCCGTCGGGTATGGCACGGCACTGCCGCTGCACCTCGTTTACAATCCACTCGGTCCAAATCTGCCCGGGCCGCAAGCGGAGTTGGAGGCCGATTACAAAGAGGTGCTAAACCGCGATTTCGGCATCGCGTTCAATAAACTTTTCACGATCACGAACCAACCGATCGCCCGTTTTGCCGAGGACCTGCGCCAGCAGGGCAAATGGGACGAATACCTGGAGTTGCTGGTGAACAGTTTCAATCCGGCAACCGTGGACGGTTTGATGTGCCGCGCCACGTTGAGCGTGGGCTATCGCGGCGAGTTGTACGACTGCGACTTCAACCAGATGCTCGACATGCGAATGCAGAACGGCCGGCCGCTTTATCTGTGGGATGTAACACCAGAATACCTGGAAAACCGTGGAATCCAGACCGGCGTGCATTGTTTTGCGTGCACCGCCGGTTGCGGGAGCAGTTGCACGGGTGCGCTGGCAAATTGA
- a CDS encoding TIGR04282 family arsenosugar biosynthesis glycosyltransferase produces the protein MPEHKLVIFVRAPRPGSVKTRLAKTLGAGPACEAYRRLVETLTDRLQTLNGVELRFSPDDARNEIQPWLKSRWSCAPQGTGDLGRRLQSAFVDSFKSETARVVIIGSDCPAVTSADIVEAWQCLSSHDVALGPARDGGYWLIGLRRLRPDLFHRIPWSTDRVLAETMRRAREGGLSVHRLRELQDVDTEADWRQFLETHNSHATNRRTGYPLTG, from the coding sequence ATGCCCGAGCACAAACTTGTAATCTTTGTCCGGGCGCCGCGGCCGGGCTCGGTCAAGACCAGATTGGCGAAAACCCTCGGTGCCGGGCCGGCCTGCGAGGCGTATCGCCGATTGGTGGAAACCTTGACCGACCGTTTGCAAACGCTGAACGGAGTGGAGCTGCGTTTCAGTCCAGATGACGCGCGAAACGAGATTCAACCCTGGCTTAAGAGCAGATGGTCCTGTGCGCCACAGGGAACCGGAGACCTTGGCCGGCGCCTGCAGTCCGCGTTTGTCGATTCCTTCAAATCTGAAACCGCCCGGGTCGTCATCATCGGCTCGGACTGTCCCGCAGTAACGAGTGCTGATATTGTGGAAGCATGGCAATGTTTATCGTCGCACGATGTTGCCCTCGGGCCCGCCCGCGATGGTGGTTACTGGCTGATCGGGTTGCGACGTTTGCGGCCGGATCTGTTTCACCGGATTCCCTGGAGCACCGACCGCGTACTGGCTGAAACGATGCGCCGGGCCCGGGAGGGCGGACTGAGCGTCCATCGGTTGCGCGAATTGCAAGATGTGGACACGGAAGCGGACTGGCGGCAATTCTTGGAAACACACAATTCCCATGCCACAAACCGGCGAACGGGCTATCCTCTGACGGGTTGA